From Pedobacter aquae:
AACAATTAAATAATCAAACATAGGTTTTCTTTAAAATTAGCTGGCTATAGATATATTTTGTTTACTGTTAAGGGTTTTCAACATGAGTTCTTGCATATTTTGGCAAGTATTATCCCAAGAGTTATCTGCTAAAAAAGCGTCTACTTTTGCTAACCATTCTGATTTATCTTTTTGACCAAGTTCTATTGAAATAGCCTCAATAAATTCGGCATTGTAGTTAGCTATATGTACAAAGTTTTTCACGCCATAAGGTTTAACCACATCTCTTATAGCCGATGATACCACAGGTACGCCAGCAGCCAAATATTCAGGGGTTTTAGTTGGGCTGATAAATCTGGTAGACTCGTTTAACATAAAAGGAATTAAAGCTACATCCCATCCAGAAAGATAAGCTGGTAATTCGGCATAACTTTTTTGCCCTAAATAATGGATGTTTTTGTTTTTTGGTAAAGTTGCAGGGTCTATTTTAACTACTGGGCCTATCAAAACAATTTGCCAATCTGGTTTTTCTGTTGCAATGGCTTCAATAAGCTCAATATCAAAACGTTCATCTATTACGCCATAAAAACCAATTTTAGGACCTACAATTTGTTGTTGGTCTACCGGGTGTGTTTTTATAGTTCTGGCTTTTTGAAAATGCTCTTTTTCTATGCTGCTTGGGAAAGGATGAATGTTAGCATGTAAATGCTTTTTAGCCTCGTACAAAGAATGGCCTCCGGTGAAAATAATATCGGCTCTTTCTATCAGTTTTTTCTCTAAAATTTTTAGCTCTTTTGGCGCAAATTTAAAAGCTGATAATTCATCCATACAATCGTATATGGTAAGTTTTGGTCTAAATTTATCCGTAAAAGCTAATGCCATTGGGGTATAGTACCAAAAAGCAAAATCTTCTAAATCTTTTTGCGATAAGAAATTACTTAAAAAGCTTGTTAATAAATTATTGATTTCCTCTTCTTCTAAACCTGCTGGCAAATGTGGTGTGCAAACCCATAAGCCGGGCAGTTTATTTTCAACAGAGAAATAAGGTTCATCGGCATCAAAAAATGGTTCCTCTATAAAATAGGTTTTCATTTGTTTGGCAAACCTGCTTAATAAATGTTGTGGCCTTTGAAATACGAAATCCCATCTTAAATGAGAGAAGCATAGCAAATTTTTCGGTAGTGATTTAGTGATGTTTTTCATAATAAATAGCTGTCATAAGAGGTAGATAATGGTATGGTAAGCATAAATACTATAGTATTTTATCTTAGCATACAGCCGCCAATTTTTAAACGACTGTATTATAAAATTCAAAGTTTGTGCCGTTAGTGAGATATCAAAAACAATATTACATGCGTTATTAGCTTTCAAGAAGAATATTTAACCTATACAAAACCACTCATTTACAAGACTTTAATTAGACTATTAATTAGCATCTTTTAGACTATAGTTAAGCATATTAACCGTCTAACTACTTAAAAAAATGGCATTTAAACTATAAACCAAGTATTTAAGCTTTGGTAAAGCATTTTAAAATAGTACAATTTTAACTACAAGGAATAGAACAAATAGAAGCTGTAGCTATACAATTTCCTTTTTAGATGATGATTTATAAGTTGTTAGAATTTAACAAACCAGCAGCCACATCTAAAGCACCGGTTTTAAAATCAATAATACCATTCTTCTCGTCTTCAATATTGGTAGCTTGCGTATAAACATCGCCAGCAATTCCTCTTTTTCTTAATTCGGTTTTAAACTGTTTGATAAAAGTTTCTCGCTGTGCGGCATCTTGAGGTCCACCATAATCAGCAAAGCCAAAACCACCCCACTCGCTCACCAATAAAGGCACTTGTTTACGGTAAAAAAACGGATCGCCAACTACCAACGGTAAAACTGCTACGTGGTCTATCTGACCTGAAATTAAACTATCTAGCATTTCTTTCCACTTCTCTAAATCAGCTGTATATAAATGAGCTGTTAATAAATCGCTTTTTAAGCGGCCTTGATAAGAAATATGTTGCCAACCATCATTATCAACAACTAAAAACTGAGGGTGTTCTATCTGCATAAAATGATACCTATCCATGATGTAATTACGAGTTTCTATGTTACTGGCAATATCTTGTGCGCCCCAATCCTCATTATACAAACTCCATATCACAACAGATGGATGCGTTTCTATTAAAGCCAGCATCCGATGCAGTTCTTCTTGATGATTTATACGACTTTTATGGCTAGAACTATGCGGACTAGGTACTTCTACCCAAAGTAAAAGACCAATTTTATCGGCAATTTTATAGATACGAGGGTCTACGCCAGCAATATGAATTCTCACCAAGTTACAACCCAGTTCTTTCATGGCATACATATGCCTTTTTATTTCCTCATAAGTAGCAGTACCGGGCTGATAAAGGATGCCATCTAAATAAATTCTCTGGTTATTGAGGTAAACACAAGAGCCCCGAGCTTCTATTTTCCTCAACCCGAAATGCGTTTCTATTTCTGCGGCATAACCATGAGTATCTACCAATTGTGCCACCAAGCGGTATAAGTGTGGTGTTACTGGCGACCAATACTTAGCTTCAGGAATTTCCATGACTAACCTTTGTTGTTTTTCTCCTGCACTTAAGCGTAAAGGAAACTCATCTATAGCAATTGGCTCTTCGCTTTCTTGCTTTTTATGGTAAACTTTAAGTTTGATGGTGTACAAACCCGGGTCGTGTATGCGAGTAGTGAAATTAAACCTCACCAAATTATCCTCAACAACACTTACCACACCTACTCTAGAGCGTAACCTGTTTCTTTCTACTGTTTCTAGCCATATACTTCTAACCGCCCCAGTATAAGTTTGATACCAAATGCCGCCTCTTTTGTAAACATGAGATTCTTGTTTCCCTCGGGGGATATCTGCATCCATACTAACCGCAATTCTTACCGTAATGCGGTTATTGGCTTGCAAAAGCATCTCATCCAATTCATAAGAAAAAGAGGTGTATTCGCCATAATGTATATCCTCACCATCAATAGTTTTTAAATGATGACCGTTTAACCAAACTTGAGTTTCATAACCACAAGCGCCAAAGGTCAATTGCAGTTGCGATGATGGATGTATATCTTCTTTAGGCAAAACAGGCTTAGGAAAGCTTCTTTCGTACCATACCACATACTTATCGTACCAACTTACATCAGATTGTAAACCATTTTTGATATGCTCTTCTACGCTTCCAGGCCATTGGGCGGTATATTTAAAATCATGATTTACATACCAGCTTTCTTGTAAACCTACATTCTCTGGGTCGACAGAAAATTTCCACTCGCCATCTAATAAAATAAAATGATTTGGACGTATAACTGCTCTTGGCAAAGGACTTATAAAGTTTTCATCTAAGGAGTTTTCATCTTTACTTTTTGATAATCCGTAATTAGGGTGTGTAGGGGTTATTTTAATCATGATTTTTATGTTTTCCAATGAAGATTATGTCTAAAATGCTCAATACGTATGCCATACCTTAAAGTAGCTCTAAAACAATAATGCCACCGATTGCAATTATTATCTAACATTTTCTATTTTTGAGACTCGAGAATATTTTTTTTTAACAATCAATTATGGCATTAGAAAAAACCTGGCGCTGGTTTGGAGCTAAAGATTCTATACAATTATCAGATTTAAAGCAATTTGGCGTAGAAGGTATTGTTACTGCCCTACATCATATTAAAGGTGGTGCTGTTTGGCCTATAGATGAAATTTTAAAAGTTAAGCAGGAAATAGAAAGCCATGGTATGCGTTGGAGCGTGGTAGAAAGCCTTCCTGTTTCTGAAGAAATTAAAATTTGTAGCCCCAAAAGAGCCGAATTGATAGAGAATTATAAAACTTCTTTGCGAAACTTAGCAGCATGCGGTTTGGATACGGTTTGCTATAATTTTATGCCGGTGCTAGATTGGGCTCGTACGAGCTTGCATTATACGCATGAAAGCGGAGCAGAATCTATGCTGTACAACCACGAAACTTTTGCTGCTTTTGATATTTTTATTCTTGCCAGACCTCATGCCGCACAAGACTATCCTATAGAAGTTGTTGAAAAAGCAAAAGCCATTTTTGATGGGATGAGTGAGGATGAACAAAACACCCTTGCTTTTAACATCATTGTGGTAACCCAAGGCTTTATTAATGGTACTGTTGATAATGCCGCAACCTTCAAACAGGATTTCCTATACTACTTAAGCAGGTATTCGCATATTGATAAAGCTATTTTAAGAGACCATCTATCATTATTTTTGGAAGATGTTTTACCTGTTGCAGAGGAATGTGGTATTCAATTATGTATCCACCCAGATGATCCTCCTTTCCCTTTATTAGGTTTACCTAGAATTGCCAGCACCGAAGAAGATTTTGAATGGTTGTTTAACCAGCATACTTCTTTAAACAATGGCTTAACTTTTTGCAGTGGTTCTTTATCTGTAAGAGAAGATAATGATTTGGTAGCTATTGCTAAACGTTTTGCTGAGCGTATCCATTTTGTACACCTCAGAAATATTAAAAAACTTGGTGAAAGAAGTTTTTACGAATCGGCACATTTAGATGGTGTGGTTGATATGTATAGCGTTTTAAAAGTTTTATTAGAAGAACAAAGAAGAAGAATTGCAGAAGGTAGAAAAGATACCCGTATGCCTTTTAGACCAGACCACGGCTTAAAAATATTAGACGATTTTAATAAAAAAAGTAATCCCGGTTATCCATTAATTGGGCGTATGAAAGGACTTTGTGAAATTGCAGGCTTAGAAATGGGAATTGAAAAGGGCTTAGAAGTATGGAGTTGAAAGTTAAAAGTTATAAGTTATAAGTTCAAAGTTGAAAGTTAAAAGTACTTGTTCAACTAACTAACTAACTAACTAACTAACTAACTACTCACTACTAAGCGCTAAAACACCATCTTTCAATCCTCCACCACTTACTAAAAGCTCTATTTTACCAGCTTTTTTTAACGATTGTACCAACAACACCAACTTACCACTAAACAGTTTCATGGTGGGTAGGTTAAACTGCTCTAATGAAGTAGCATCGCCATTACAAACGGCTTTAAAAACACCTTCTCCTTTTACTTTAAAATTTAATTGGTTGTTAGCCGTAGGACAAGGATTTCCATCCTTATCAACTACAGAAACGGTTACAAAAGCAATATCATCACCATCGGCATGGATAGTCTTACGGTCGGGTTCTAATACAAGACGATGAGGCTTACCCGCTGTTACCATTGTTTTTTCTGCCGCTACCTTTCCATCATCATCAAAGGCCACAACTTTGACAGTTCCCGGTTCGTACTTTACATCCATCCACATTAAGCGGTATTGGTGTTGCAGACTGCTCTTATTTTTACGCTGTACGCCCATACTTTTGCCATTAATAAAAAGCTCGGCACTTTTAAAATTGGTATAGACAAAAATTGGTGTTGTTTGCCCTTCCCTTCCTTCCCAGTTCCAATGTGGTAAAATATGTAAAGTAGTATCACGGGTATTCCACTTACTGCGGTATAAATAATAACGGTCTTTAGGTAAGCCCGCTAAATCACAAATACCAAAATAAGAACTTCTTGATGGCCACTTATCATCATAAGGTGTTGGCTCGCCTAAATAATCAAAACCTGTCCACACAAACTGCCCAATAACCCAAGGTTTGGTATCTTCTAAAACAAAATCATCTTCGGGTAAATTAGACCATCTGCAATATTCTAAATCGTAAGAAGAGCATTGATAATCATCATGCTGCTTATCGCTAGCTTTAACAACCGGAAATTTATAAACCCCTCTTGAGCTTACGGTAGAACCTGTCTCAGAACCTAAAATTAAACGTTGTGGAAAAGCTTTATAAGCATCTTCATACAAATGTGTACGGTAATTTAAGCCCGGGATATCCATAACAGCACCAAAACCGCTGGCCATAGTGGCTTTCACCTGATCCATCCCTACCGTAACCGGACGAGTGGGATCTTCTTTATGAAAAATATCTTGCAACCACTTGGCAAGTTTAGCTCCATCAGAACCAAATTGGTCTGGCACCTCGTTACCAGAGCTCCACATTACAATACTAGAGTGATTTCTGGTAGCCCTAACCAAATTCACAATATCCTTTTCAGCATCTGTTTTAAAAAAACGATGATAACCATTGGCTACTTTTGCTTTAGCCCATTCATCAAAACTTTCTGCTAAAAACATAAAGCCCATCTCATCACAAAGCTCTAGCTGCTCTCTAGAAGGCATATTATGTGAACTTCTAATGGCATCGCAACCCATATCTTTCAATATTCTTAACTGCCTACGCATGGCAGCAATATTTACCGCAGCACCTAAAGGTCCTAAATCGTGGTGTAAACAAACTCCTTTAAATTTACGCACTTGGCCATTTAAGCTAAAGCCTTTATTAGGGTCAAAAGCAATACTTCTGACACCAAATTTTGTACGCAATTCATCCTTTAAAACACCTTTAGCATATAATTTACTTATGGCAGTATATAAATAAGGCTGCTCCGGACTCCATAATTGAGGCTGTTTTAGTAATAAATTTTGGTCAAACTCTTTTGAAAAAGCTTCATCTGTAACTTTAGTTGCTATGGTATCGCCTTTAGCATTTAGAATGATGGTTTTTAATATCAGATTTTCACCATTAACTTTGGTTTTTATATTCACTTTTGCCTCGTTATCAGTAATCATTGGCGTGGTGATAAAAGTGCCCCATTGCTCTATACTGGTTTCTTCTTTGATGATGATTTTTACATTTCGGTACAAGCCTGCTCCTGGGTACCATCTTGATGATTTTTCTCGGTTGGTTAAATGTACTGCTAAAAGATTAGCGCCTTGTTGTACCTGCTGGCTAATATCAAAATAAAAATAATTGTAGCCATAGTTCCATTCGCCCACCTTTTGGCCGTTTAGGTAAACCTTTGGCTCGCTCATGGCACCTTCAAAAAGAATGATCACTTTTTGGTTTTTAGTAAGAGTGGGTAAATTAAAATTATTTCTGTACCAAGCCTCACCAACATGAGGTAAAGCACCTGTTCTACCTGTTTTCTCGCTTGCAGTTTTCTCTCCATTTTGCTCAATAGCCACTACTTGCTTATCTACCTCTTTATCAAAAGGGTTGTTTATGGCCCAATCATGTGGGATATTGATTTTCTCCCATTTAGCATCATTAAAACCTTTTTCATAAGCTTGCGCATGGGTTCCTCTAGAAAATTTCCATCCTGTTTTTAAAACAAATTCTTGTCTGGGTTGGGCAAAAGCAAAAGTAGCGAAGCAACAAAATAAGTATAGCGGTAACTTAAATTTCATGTTATAAGGCTTTATAATGGTGTGTTTTATAAATGGATTTCAAAAATAGAACTATTAAACTAAAAACCATGCTGTACCATACTGCTCTAAAACATCAGCTAGCTAATATTCTTGAATAAAAAAAGCCTCAGGTTTAAATCCGAGGCTAACATAAACAACATATCTCCAAATATCATGATGCAAAAACAAGCTCACCAAAATAGGCTGGTAAATGAAAATTAGGTTCTCTATTTTCTACTTTGTTCCAACAGAAAAAATGAGGATAAGCTAAATCATCACCACATTTATAAAAATTAGCTTTACAGTGTTTACCTTTTAAAGTTTGTAATTGGTGATGACTAAAAACTTGTAATGGTAATAAAATCGTAAGCTCCCAGCTGTAGGGAAGTTTACCATTCTGATCTTGCTTAAAGCTTTTCTGCATTTTTATTTTACGAATATCAGCAGCTAAAATAAACTCTCTGTTATGCTTACTTGTACCAAACTGGGCTAAACAAGCTCCGTTAGCGTTAAACTCGAAATTATAATAACCACTATCATCAAAAGCTATAAAAAACTCTACGCAGCTGTCACTGTAAACCGGTTCGTTTGGGTTGGTATACCTTGCTAGATAATCATTCTCCTGTACTTCGTATTTTAAGGCCAACATATTGGCAGTATAAAGTGTAGCCACAGTACATAAACCTTTATAGTTTGAGTTGGGCCAAACGGTATCGGCTATTTGATGCTTTGTTTGCTGATCTAATGCCGCAGATACAAGCTGTATATCACTTAAAAAATTAAGTTCTTGTGCTTCTGGTATGACAATCTTTTTAGTCATTACAAACCTTTCTCTTGTTTGGTTAAATCATCTGTACTGGTGCTTTGCTTTTTACGCTGTACTGGCCCTTGAAATTCTTGAAATTTCTCTGGCGAAAAAGGATAGAAATAGTACAATCCACTCTCTCCAAAGTATTTCAAATGAACATTTAAACGCTGTTTAAATAGCGTATAATCTTTAGTATCGGGTTTAACCCATGCCGCTTCTGCCAAAGCTGTAATTCTTGGAAAAAGCATATAATCTAAATGATTTTCTGTAGAGATAGACTCTGTCCAGATATTAGCCTGTATACCCTGTACTAGT
This genomic window contains:
- a CDS encoding glycosyltransferase, translating into MKTYFIEEPFFDADEPYFSVENKLPGLWVCTPHLPAGLEEEEINNLLTSFLSNFLSQKDLEDFAFWYYTPMALAFTDKFRPKLTIYDCMDELSAFKFAPKELKILEKKLIERADIIFTGGHSLYEAKKHLHANIHPFPSSIEKEHFQKARTIKTHPVDQQQIVGPKIGFYGVIDERFDIELIEAIATEKPDWQIVLIGPVVKIDPATLPKNKNIHYLGQKSYAELPAYLSGWDVALIPFMLNESTRFISPTKTPEYLAAGVPVVSSAIRDVVKPYGVKNFVHIANYNAEFIEAISIELGQKDKSEWLAKVDAFLADNSWDNTCQNMQELMLKTLNSKQNISIAS
- a CDS encoding sugar-binding domain-containing protein — encoded protein: MIKITPTHPNYGLSKSKDENSLDENFISPLPRAVIRPNHFILLDGEWKFSVDPENVGLQESWYVNHDFKYTAQWPGSVEEHIKNGLQSDVSWYDKYVVWYERSFPKPVLPKEDIHPSSQLQLTFGACGYETQVWLNGHHLKTIDGEDIHYGEYTSFSYELDEMLLQANNRITVRIAVSMDADIPRGKQESHVYKRGGIWYQTYTGAVRSIWLETVERNRLRSRVGVVSVVEDNLVRFNFTTRIHDPGLYTIKLKVYHKKQESEEPIAIDEFPLRLSAGEKQQRLVMEIPEAKYWSPVTPHLYRLVAQLVDTHGYAAEIETHFGLRKIEARGSCVYLNNQRIYLDGILYQPGTATYEEIKRHMYAMKELGCNLVRIHIAGVDPRIYKIADKIGLLLWVEVPSPHSSSHKSRINHQEELHRMLALIETHPSVVIWSLYNEDWGAQDIASNIETRNYIMDRYHFMQIEHPQFLVVDNDGWQHISYQGRLKSDLLTAHLYTADLEKWKEMLDSLISGQIDHVAVLPLVVGDPFFYRKQVPLLVSEWGGFGFADYGGPQDAAQRETFIKQFKTELRKRGIAGDVYTQATNIEDEKNGIIDFKTGALDVAAGLLNSNNL
- the uxuA gene encoding mannonate dehydratase, translating into MALEKTWRWFGAKDSIQLSDLKQFGVEGIVTALHHIKGGAVWPIDEILKVKQEIESHGMRWSVVESLPVSEEIKICSPKRAELIENYKTSLRNLAACGLDTVCYNFMPVLDWARTSLHYTHESGAESMLYNHETFAAFDIFILARPHAAQDYPIEVVEKAKAIFDGMSEDEQNTLAFNIIVVTQGFINGTVDNAATFKQDFLYYLSRYSHIDKAILRDHLSLFLEDVLPVAEECGIQLCIHPDDPPFPLLGLPRIASTEEDFEWLFNQHTSLNNGLTFCSGSLSVREDNDLVAIAKRFAERIHFVHLRNIKKLGERSFYESAHLDGVVDMYSVLKVLLEEQRRRIAEGRKDTRMPFRPDHGLKILDDFNKKSNPGYPLIGRMKGLCEIAGLEMGIEKGLEVWS
- a CDS encoding DUF4982 domain-containing protein, whose translation is MKFKLPLYLFCCFATFAFAQPRQEFVLKTGWKFSRGTHAQAYEKGFNDAKWEKINIPHDWAINNPFDKEVDKQVVAIEQNGEKTASEKTGRTGALPHVGEAWYRNNFNLPTLTKNQKVIILFEGAMSEPKVYLNGQKVGEWNYGYNYFYFDISQQVQQGANLLAVHLTNREKSSRWYPGAGLYRNVKIIIKEETSIEQWGTFITTPMITDNEAKVNIKTKVNGENLILKTIILNAKGDTIATKVTDEAFSKEFDQNLLLKQPQLWSPEQPYLYTAISKLYAKGVLKDELRTKFGVRSIAFDPNKGFSLNGQVRKFKGVCLHHDLGPLGAAVNIAAMRRQLRILKDMGCDAIRSSHNMPSREQLELCDEMGFMFLAESFDEWAKAKVANGYHRFFKTDAEKDIVNLVRATRNHSSIVMWSSGNEVPDQFGSDGAKLAKWLQDIFHKEDPTRPVTVGMDQVKATMASGFGAVMDIPGLNYRTHLYEDAYKAFPQRLILGSETGSTVSSRGVYKFPVVKASDKQHDDYQCSSYDLEYCRWSNLPEDDFVLEDTKPWVIGQFVWTGFDYLGEPTPYDDKWPSRSSYFGICDLAGLPKDRYYLYRSKWNTRDTTLHILPHWNWEGREGQTTPIFVYTNFKSAELFINGKSMGVQRKNKSSLQHQYRLMWMDVKYEPGTVKVVAFDDDGKVAAEKTMVTAGKPHRLVLEPDRKTIHADGDDIAFVTVSVVDKDGNPCPTANNQLNFKVKGEGVFKAVCNGDATSLEQFNLPTMKLFSGKLVLLVQSLKKAGKIELLVSGGGLKDGVLALSSE
- a CDS encoding carbohydrate-binding family 9-like protein, which encodes MTKKIVIPEAQELNFLSDIQLVSAALDQQTKHQIADTVWPNSNYKGLCTVATLYTANMLALKYEVQENDYLARYTNPNEPVYSDSCVEFFIAFDDSGYYNFEFNANGACLAQFGTSKHNREFILAADIRKIKMQKSFKQDQNGKLPYSWELTILLPLQVFSHHQLQTLKGKHCKANFYKCGDDLAYPHFFCWNKVENREPNFHLPAYFGELVFAS